One region of Oryzias latipes chromosome 6, ASM223467v1 genomic DNA includes:
- the LOC110015211 gene encoding zinc finger homeobox protein 3, which translates to MDSSEGGGGDGGGAEERDADLSLQALSLPLLTLAVSPEKGSLSHTSAMAPTKEPVTLPLQGEKGIEGSKAGEGEKQKDGGNLSQESGACLKDGRQEDFGEGYFLGQIEEDKEVRDSAEEASVTGGLQETLNCRGGEEKEEEEAISNQSQTKSKCSLLPQQSQHSSSSSTAKASGTLDSKTAASPKSSHTPPSPKSFPFSPISPKYFSCPSSSSAILNETEVKDIKGDEGWISGFPQSFRSQQSSLVFPLAGMEPASKPAEDDMLPGVPHSSVSNGNGAKAPEPNDSQLDTEVDDKKDKEDQKDAVLKNLSQDFSNSVTSHMTMMHSRNSCKTLKCPKCNWHYKSLHTLQVHMKEKHPETGGQCVCGASGGKCVCGGVTRDVCGYCSSGKPHPRLARGETYACGYKPYRCEVCDYATSSKGNLSIHMQSDKHLNNVQNGGSTNGPVNTSHTANNSSSSSNNSSVDEQPYNKLPPSIPTHMTQPVKLTPPAHSHSHGKRWRCDVCDYETSIARNLRIHTTSEKHTHNMLRLQRGYYLSHCRSLAPHLKHLQNTGPELSLNMRLTSQQVTDPPVTLGSTLTPSPSPSPSPPPAPSLSPTGSLSQSVFQCLICSCFSSDSLESVEQHLNAPRSLPQSEWCSLIAGGCHCRLCGYTTPLRANFSLHCQTDRHRTRYQLAAHLQEGGDRGQEGAALIAKGNPVQLRCNLCDYVSSSLEKLRLHSLSSHHEASVRVYRFLQQYDGEVDGGSWLFHCLLCNHSSSSKLQVLKHSQTSAHQQREGLLQLQPMGGEELAAIFTIRKSSSGVTGEVNESMESSIETSTEPLDTTKEKSNLGAQNISQNTEKIRIEEGDKRESAPSVKRPSPGCVEAENTVLTKRPRTHQQNENQQTVQCPLCQVRLLHTHLREHLTHVHNVAQDCVDKLISVVTPLEEQPQFQLEKESQADVLTEETQKNLPTKNKSASCSHSENSSAALVSDQNKVNNTEEDVVVPKDVPALLTPPLEDNTTHPSNGSLAPQSPTQTPPSSPPNSPPSDPPPLSDRHGYRFRCSRCSLAFPTQEKLQLHWQYHAMRAATECPLCSRQCRSQEALQRHIQNIHSQLDDPKGQNTPLSSQTVQYMDHKNNSGQQDFSLSPQVGQEAGEGDDEDIDEDMFGSEEREDQKEVKMKEKETVSEVDCGEGDLPEPEQGPHEETILEPTSNTLFKKSSNPTMDRFLDPSRPYKCTVCSESFTQKTILLVHYNSVSHLHRARRALQDSGTSAAAPDAPRGPDPRPYRCRLCGVGYSQSSTLDIHLRSVLHQTRARAAQNLASQPSVSSVPALVPTTSAQAATIREETHKSLPGAIGAKKPDGARSSNTQTLSLPEQIDSQQAKQRVVELLASRNQLLLIQQQQIAQAQVQAHLQQQTALLQSQALQHLPLGPENHLKQPFSLLPDNSLSLQQQLLLPFFLSGDGILNSELSVMSPELGNMLSLNSIPKEHVKADAKRESDGDQKQTTKQSSIQAVNQTADQCHSDAKSGSYCSGHPNKQTEVDNSCCAGEEEKETKHVHAVKNESMTEDAVPSSSNSPGSQCPPPRVPYAATNGEPLRALLQSYGYELAMQYIQSRHRHQQQMVTQILDAAKMGKLELCSEMEERETCELKNENVRGYDNNEKQIERYCDAEEKEQIKDEAPSDTEKKCCETGEKCQDCGKFFSDVLILKSHQEHIHRLMFPTAALERFSMEYRLQYDQMYPLGRLSSDENVTVCTQAVAPTPPIWTEPEPATVPVIPQVKTLESSSILPPSDLTTKTSAASKDMTAAPAAASPPSPSQPQDLQKKEDPIPATSTTALSQNATPILLPLPKIPMLPLSMPQISIPPLTLPKLPLPPIPFPMDLPLLPPVVMQSMALQTQPWLDSNLNPELAKLYQSQLNQAILGPQPHLSTALLAQQPQHSPALLNQPAQLSPAILSQPSQPSPIPASQQSQASPTTPEQQQGKRTRTRISEEQVSILRKHFDINSLPSDEEINKMSIMSSLPHKVIKHWFRNTLFKERQRDKDSPYNFNNPPTTPLEDSREDIMQNQHLTLSPCSLSPGISANNSPQPQTTDLLKGEPQRGRRSSRTRFTEQQLETLQGVFEATPYPREEEYDRLSALLSLPNRVIVVWFQNARQRARKNQDRGPDDGFEVKNNLHNTPRHKSDFSRNEEDNQENGYDDGGQHDSQNENSMDLTYEYYTHPDSPTPDSSTQCTGENLTAKEEQTADKENQEGKMTSPQAKISPALVPTQKDVLDTDIQQKDVAQSVKTRSCPKPDPKLPSESPGEPFTPSSSQNTINSFLSVSHLDQNTPNGPCERTLENATNSSVSSNLPSAPASETIQTRLSDAVACHSKETQPHLQDHSQLQCNLCPVSLPSFQLWQEHQARHLLAAQSQVQLLHSGFTDRTMPYMMLHPNHTLMASQILSGSMSQMHPNPAHPMVSHLNNIQIKNTLSDQSSNSFNSSLASIKQSKKTMSETSFEGQRGSREFEEEHRRDKRQRTTITPEQLEVLYQRYSLDSNPTRGVLESIARDVGLTRRVVQVWFQNTRARERKGQFRSVGPGSGFTLGLNHLRCPFCRALFKVKSALDAHMRSRHWAEAEKAGYNLASDFGSSGQIGMARPSATERPSSSISSNPNPNRGCDIGNKELTLNPLVTSLFSTRNLSNPEDDDDYEEDDEEYLCEETNSVADNGSPNPEGSGVQSSDETQLQHHHQQQRQRTQMSHLQVLQLKNFYRNHRTPNRLECETLGRELGLPHRVVQVWFQNARAKEKRARSLSSDSAEREQAELSAGAGERDRA; encoded by the exons ATGGACAGCagtgagggaggaggaggggatgGAGGGGGAGCAGAGGAGAGAGATGCCGACCTCAGTCTCCAGGCTTTATCTCTTCCTCTCCTGACCCTGGCAGTTAGTCCTGAGAAGGGGTCACTCTCTCATACCTCAGCCATGGCCCCCACCAAAGAGCCCGTGACCCTGCCTCTGCAGGGGGAGAAGGGCATAGAGGGGTCCAAGGCTGGAGAGGGAGAGAAGCAGAAAGACGGAGGCAACCTTTCCCAAGAGAGCGGAGCATGTTTAAAGGATGGGAGACAGGAAGACTTTGGGGAGGGATATTTTTTGGGGCAAATTGAAGAAGACAAGGAGGTGCGTGACAGTGCGGAAGAGGCGTCAGTTACAGGGGGCCTCCAAGAAACCCTCAACTGTAGAGGTGGAgaggagaaggaagaggaggaggccaTCTCAAACCAAAGCCAAACCAAATCCAAATGTTCTTTATTACCTCAACAGAGCCAGCACAGCTCTTCTTCCAGCACTGCGAAGGCCAGTGGCACACTCGACAGCAAAACAGCCGCCTCTCCAAAGTCCTCCcacactcctccctcccctAAGTCCTTCCCCTTTTCTCCCATCTCTCCAAAGTACTTCAGTTGTCCATCCTCCTCTTCAGCTATACTGAACGAGACAGAGGTAAAAGACATTAAGGGAGATGAGGGCTGGATATCTGGGTTTCCTCAGAGCTTTAGATCCCAGCAGTCTTCTCTGGTTTTTCCTCTGGCGGGCATGGAACCTGCCAGTAAACCTGCTGAGGATGACATGCTACCAGGGGTTCCTCACTCTTCCGTTTCCAATGGAAATGGTGCCAAAGCTCCAGAACCAAATGACAGCCAGCTAGACACAGAGGTGgatgacaaaaaagacaaagaagaccAGAAAGATGCTGTGCTGAAAAACCTCAGTCAAGACTTCTCCAATTCGGTCACTAGTCACATGACCATGATGCACTCACGCAACTCCTGCAAGACTCTGAAATGTCCCAAGTGTAACTGGCACTATAAGTCTCTTCATACACTGCAAGTCCATATGAAGGAGAAACATCCAGAAACGGGCGGGCAGTGTGTTTGCGGCGCCTCTGgaggaaagtgtgtgtgtggtggtgtgaCTCGAGATGTGTGTGGATACTGCAGCTCGGGGAAACCCCATCCTCGATTGGCCCGGGGTGAAACCTACGCCTGTGGCTACAAGCCCTACCGATGTGAGGTTTGTGATTATGCCACCTCTTCAAAAGGCAACCTCAGCATACACATGCAGTCAGATAAACACCTTAACAATGTTCAAAACGGGGGAAGCACGAACGGCCCAGTGAATACCTCGCACACtgccaacaacagcagcagctcctccaaCAATTCTTCAGTTGACGAGCAGCCATATAATAAGCTCCCACCCTCTATTCCAACACATATGACCCAGCCCGTCAAGCTCACACCACCTGCACACTCCCACTCTCACGGTAAAAGGTGGCGGTGCGATGTGTGCGACTATGAGACCAGTATTGCCCGCAACCTCCGCATACACACTACCAGCGAAAAGCACACTCATAACATGCTACGACTTCAGAGAGGCTACTACTTGTCTCACTGCAGGAGTCTTGCTCCCCATCTCAAACACCTacaaaacacag GTCCGGAGCTTTCCTTGAACATGCGGCTGACCAGTCAGCAGGTCACCGATCCACCGGTCACCCTTGGGTCTACACTGACTCCGTCTCCCTCCCCTTCCCCAtctccccctccagctccatCTCTGTCCCCTACTGGATCCCTCTCCCAGAGCGTGTTCCAGTGCCTCATCTGCTCCTGCTTTTCATCTGACAGCTTAGAGTCCGTGGAGCAGCATCTGAATGCGCCCCGCTCCCTGCCACAGTCCGAGTGGTGCTCTCTCATCGCTGGTGGCTGCCACTGCAGACTGTGTGGCTACACCACTCCTTTGAGAGCGAATTTCTCCTTGCACTGCCAGACTGATAGACACCGCACCCGCTACCAGCTTGCCGCTCACCTTCAGGAGGGAGGGGATCGGGGTCAAGAAGGGGCGGCTCTCATTGCAAAGGGCAACCCCGTCCAATTGAGGTGCAACCTGTGTGACTACGTGAGCAGCAGTTTGGAGAAACTACGATTACATTCCCTCAGTTCACACCATGAGGCGAGCGTCCGGGTCTACAGA ttCCTGCAGCAGTATGACGGTGAAGTTGATGGAGGTTCGTGGCTGTTCCATTGCCTTCTATGCAACCACTCCTCCTCTTCTAAGCTTCAAGTACTGAAACACAGCCAAACGTCAGCCCATCAGCAGCGGGAAGGGCTACTGCAGCTGCAGCCAATGGGGGGAGAGGAGCTGGCAGCCATTTTTACCATCAGAAAAAGCTCCAGTGGCGTCACAG GAGAGGTCAATGAGAGTATGGAGAGTTCCATAGAAACCAGCACTGAACCTTTGGACAcaaccaaagaaaaaagtaatttggGGGCACAAAACATTTCTCAGAATACAG AAAAAATAAGGATAGAAGAGGGAGATAAGAGGGAGTCTGCTCCTTCAGTCAAGCGTCCATCCCCAGGATGCGTAGAAGCGGAGAACACAGTTTTAACCAAACGCCCCAGAACACACCAGCAAAACGAGAACCAGCAG ACTGTCCAGTGCCCTTTATGCCAAGTTCGACTTCTACACACACACCTCCGAGAGCATCTCACTCATGTGCACAATGTGGCACAGGACTGTGTGGATAAGCTCATCAGTGTG gTTACTCCACTGGAGGAGCAACCACAGTTTCAACTGGAGAAGGAATCACAAGCAGACGTCCTTACAGAGGAAACTCAGAAAAACCTCCCAACAAAGAATAAAAGTGCAAGCTGTTCACATTCTGAGAATTCCTCAGCTGCACTGGTTTCTGATCAAAACAAAG TTAATAACACTGAAGAAGATGTAGTCGTACCCAAAGACGTTCCTGCTCTACTGACACCACCCTTAGAAGACAACACCACCCACCCCTCCAATGGTTCACTGGCTCCGCAGTCCCCAACTCAAACACCCCCTTCTTCCCCACCAAATTCTCCTCCCAGTgaccctcctcctctctctgatCGCCATGGTTACCGGTTTCGTTGCAGCAGGTGCAGCTTGGCATTCCCTACCCAGGAAAAACTCCAGCTGCACTGGCAGTACCATGCCATGAGGGCGGCGACAGAGTGCCCCCTCTGTTCCAGACAATGCCGCAGTCAGGAGGCCCTGCAGAGACACATACAGAACATTCACTCACAGCTTGATGACCCAAAGGGACAAAATACACCCTTGTCATCTCAAACTGTGCAATACATGgatcataaaaataattcaGGTCAGCAAGATTTCAGTTTATCACCTCAAGTGGGTCAAGAAGCAGGAGAAGGCGATGATGAAGATATAGATGAAGATATGTTTGGCAGTGAAGAGAGGGAAGACCAAAAGGAAGTAAAAATGAAGGAGAAGGAAACAGTGTCTGAAGTTGATTGTGGTGAGGGGGATTTACCTGAACCAGAACAGGGACCACATGAGGAAACTATATTGGAACCAACTTCCAACACACTTTTCAAAAAGAGCTCAAACCCCACAATGGACCGTTTTTTAGATCCATCTAGGCCTTATAAATGCACAGTATGTTCTGAATCCTTCACCCAGAAAACCATACTTCTTGTCCACTATAATTCTGTATCCCACCTCCATCGGGCCAGACGAGCACTGCAAGACTCTGGAACAAGTGCAGCAGCCCCGGATGCACCCCGTGGCCCGGATCCTAGACCCTATCGTTGCCGACTATGTGGAGTGGGCTACAGCCAGAGTTCAACTTTAGATATACATCTTCGTTCTGTGCTTCATCAGACTAGAGCGCGTGCTGCACAGAACTTAGCTTCACAGCCCTCAGTATCTTCAGTTCCAGCATTAGTGCCCACTACTTCTGCACAAGCAGCCACTATCAGAGAGGAAACACACAAGAGTTTACCTGGTGCAATTGGTGCAAAGAAACCAGATGGTGCACGTTCATCAAACACTCAGACTCTAAGTTTGCCTGAGCAGATAGACAGCCAGCAGGCTAAACAGAGAGTGGTAGAGCTTCTAGCATCAAGAAACCAGCTACTGCTAATACAACAGCAGCAGATAGCCCAGGCTCAAGTCCAGGCACACTTACAACAACAGACAGCACTGCTACAGTCCCAAGCATTACAACATCTTCCTTTAGGACCAGAAAATCACCTTAAACAACCTTTCTCCTTGCTGCCAGACAACTCACTCTCTCTACAGCAGCAActtcttttgccattttttttgtcaggagATGGGATACTCAACTCAGAATTGTCTGTCATGAGTCCAGAACTTGGTAATATGTTATCTTTAAACTCCATTcctaaagaacatgttaaggCTGATGCTAAAAGAGAGTCGGATGGAGACCAGAAACAAACCACCAAACAGAGTTCAATCCAAGCTGTAAATCAAACAGCTGATCAGTGTCATAGTGACGCCAAGTCTGGTTCATATTGCAGTGGACATCCCAACAAGCAGACAGAAGTAGACAACAGTTGTTGTGCtggggaagaagaaaaagaaaccaaacatgTCCATGCTGTTAAAAACGAAAGTATGACAGAAGACGCCGTCCCTTCCTCATCAAATTCTCCTGGTTCACAATGTCCTCCTCCAAGAGTGCCCTACGCAGCTACAAATGGGGAGCCCCTCAGAGCTCTGCTGCAGAGTTATGGCTATGAGTTAGCCATGCAGTACATACAAAGTAGACACAGACATCAACAACAAATGGTAACTCAAATATTAGATGCTGCTAAAATGGGTAAATTGGAATTGTGCTCAGAGATGGAAGAACGTGAGACTTGTgaactgaaaaatgaaaatgtaaggGGCTATGACAACAATGAAAAGCAAATAGAAAGATACTGTGATGCTGAGGAAAAGGAACAGATCAAAGATGAGGCACCTTCAGACACAGAGAAAAAGTGCTGTGAAACTGGGGAGAAGTGCCAAGATTGTGGCAAGTTTTTCTCTGATgtgttaattttaaaaagccaCCAAGAACATATTCATAGGTTGATGTTTCCCACTGCAGCACTGGAAAGGTTTTCTATGGAATATAGGCTCCAGTATGATCAGATGTACCCCCTTGGTCGACTTAGTTCTGATGAAAATGTAACTGTGTGTACACAAGCTGTTGCTCCGACCCCACCTATATGGACAGAACCAGAGCCTGCTACAGTACCAGTAATTCCTCAAGTGAAAACCCTTGAATCTTCTTCTATATTGCCACCTTCTGATCTCACTACTAAGACAAGTGCTGCATCTAAAGATATGACAGCTGCCCCTGCAGCGGCATCTCCACCATCCCCATCTCAACCACAAGACCTTCAAAAGAAGGAGGATCCAATCCCAGCGACCTCAACCACCGCTCTCTCTCAGAATGCAACTCCTATACTTCTTCCCTTGCCTAAAATACCCATGCTCCCTCTCTCTATGCCTCAGATTTCCATTCCTCCACTAACCTTACCAAAGCTTCCACTTCCACCTATTCCTTTCCCCATGGATCTACCACTCCTTCCTCCAGTTGTGATGCAGTCCATGGCTCTTCAGACTCAACCGTGGTTGGATTCAAATTTGAACCCAGAACTGGCAAAGCTCTACCAGTCTCAGCTTAACCAAGCAATACTTGGTCCTCAACCACACTTAAGTACAGCTTTGCTTGCTCAGCAACCTCAGCACAGCCCAGCATTGTTAAATCAACCTGCACAACTTAGTCCTGCTATACTGAGTCAACCCTCTCAGCCTAGCCCAATCCCAGCAAGTCAGCAAAGCCAAGCCAGCCCAACAACACCTGAACAACAGCAGGGTAAGCGAACAAGAACACGAATATCTGAAGAGCAGGTGTCTATTTTAAGAAAACACTTTGACATAAACAGCCTTCCTAGTGATGAAGAGATCAACAAAATGTCCATTATGTCCAGTCTGCCTCACAAAGTAATCAAACATTGGTTTCGCAATACCCTATTTAAAGAGCGCCAGCGAGACAAGGATTCTCCATATAACTTCAATAATCCCCCAACCACTCCTCTGGAGGATTCTAGAGAGGATATAATGCAAAACCAGCATTTGACACTTTCTCCATGTTCACTGTCCCCAGGCATTTCAGCCAACAACTCCCCACAACCACAGACAACTGACCTGCTTAAAGGAGAACCCCAAAGGGGAAGGCGATCTTCCAGAACCCGTTTCACAGAACAACAGTTGGAAACTCTGCAAGGGGTTTTTGAGGCAACGCCCTACCCAAGAGAGGAGGAATACGACAGACTGTCTGCTTTGTTGTCTCTACCTAACAGGGTTATTGTTGTATGGTTTCAAAATGCGAGACAGAGAGCCCGTAAAAACCAAGACCGGGGACCCGATGACGGATTTGAGGTGAAGAACAACCTTCACAACACCCCCAGACATAAAAGTGACTTTTCCAGGAATGAAGAGGATAATCAGGAGAATGgttatgatgatggaggacaacaTGACTCTCAGAATGAAAATTCAATGGATTTAACCTACGAGTATTACACTCACCCTGATTCACCTACACCTGATTCCTCTACTCAGTGCACAGGTGAGAATTTAACAGCTAAAGAGGAACAAACAGCTGATAAGGAGAATCAAGAAGGTAAAATGACTTCTCCTCAAGCTAAGATTAGCCCAGCTTTAGTCCCCACTCAAAAGGATGTTTTAGACACTGATATCCAACAGAAGGATGTTGCACAGTCTGTGAAAACTAGATCATGCCCAAAACCTGATCCTAAATTACCATCAGAAAGTCCTGGAGAGCCTTTTACTCCTTCTTCTTCACAAAATACTATTAACTCCTTCTTGTCTGTGTCTCATTTAGACCAGAATACACCCAATGGTCCTTGTGAGCGCACTCTTGAAAATGCTACTAATTCATCAGTATCATCCAACCTTCCCTCAGCTCCAGCATCTGAAACCATACAAACCCGGCTGTCTGATGCTGTGGCTTGTCATTCAAAGGAAACCCAGCCACATCTCCAAGATCACTCTCAGTTGCAATGTAATCTGTGCCCAGTGTCATTGCCTTCATTTCAGCTGTGGCAAGAACATCAGGCCAGACACCTTCTGGCAGCACAGTCCCAGGTACAACTTCTCCACTCTGGATTCACTGATCGAACAATGCCTTACATGATGCTTCATCCCAACCACACCTTAATGGCAAGTCAAATACTGTCAGGTTCCATGTCCCAAATGCATCCTAACCCCGCACATCCTATGGTTTCACATTTGAACAACATTcagattaaaaatacattatcGGATCAGTCAAGTAATTCCTTCAACAGTTCACTGGCATCCataaagcaaagtaaaaaaactaTGTCAGAGACCAGTTTTGAAGGCCAAAGGGGGAGTAGGGAGTTTGAAGAAGAGCACAGGAGGGATAAACGGCAGAGAACTACTATTACTCCAGAGCAACTTGAAGTCTTATATCAGCGTTACAGTTTGGACTCCAACCCTACAAGAGGAGTCCTGGAAAGCATTGCACGAGATGTTGGCCTCACTAGACGAGTTGTTCAG gtTTGGTTTCAAAATACAAGAGCAAGAGAAAGAAAAGGACAGTTCAGGTCAGTGGGACCAGGATCTGGGTTCACTTTGGGGTTGAACCATCTACGCTGCCCATTCTGCAGGGCTCTCTTCAAGGTGAAGAGTGCTCTTGATGCACACATGAGATCCCGCCACTGGGCAGAAGCCGAAAAGGCAGGCTACAACCTAGCCTCAGATTTTGGATCCAGTGGGCAGATTGGGATGGCTAGACCATCTGCCACGGAGAGACCCAGCTCCTCTATCTCCTCCAACCCTAACCCAAACCGGGGCTGCGACATTGGCAACAAAGAGCTGACTCTGAATCCACTTGTGACTTCTTTGTTTTCAACAAGAAATTTAAGCAACCCAGAAGATGATGATGACTATGAAGAAGACGATGAGGAGTACCTGTGTGAGGAGACTAATAGTGTTGCCGACAACGGTTCTCCTAATCCTGAAGGATCTGGGGTTCAAAGCTCAGATGAGACTCAGCTTCAGCACCACCATCAGCAGCAGCGCCAAAGGACACAGATGAGCCACCTCCAGGTACTTCAGCTTAAAAACTTCTACAGGAACCACCGCACACCGAACCGCCTTGAGTGTGAGACACTAGGTCGGGAGTTGGGATTGCCTCACCGTGTAGTTCAG GTATGGTTTCAGAATGCCAGAGCTAAGGAGAAAAGAGCCAGGAGTTTGAGCTCTGACTCTGCAGAGAGGGAGCAGGCTGAGTTGTCTGCAGGGGCAGGGGAGAGAGACAGAGCTTAG